The segment GATCAGAAGTGTGAATTTACGTGGAAAGAGGCATATCATAACACATATGCAATAAAGGAAGTAAAAATCCATGGAAAGGACATTCCAAGAGTAGACATGATAGATTTAAGTCACGAACAAAgtttaacaataataataagttTGTCTTTCAATTGTGATAAAGAATGACATTGGAAGAGAGAGAGTTCCAAATGAAGGACAAGCAAACCAACCAATTCAGCAAACATGGCGGATGAACCAAAACAACCTTTGGTGTTAACTGTCAACACACAAGACATAATACAGGAATGGATCATGATTCATGGATTATTGGTGTTCTTTTCATATCACACCCAACAAAgcatttttgtttgatttggaAGAGTTCTATCATCTATGGTTGTAGTATTGATGGCTAACAACACTCACATCAATATCAAGGGGTAGGAAAATCAGAATAGTTAACACAGATGGTTCAAGTTTCATACTCACATGTGTAAGGTATATGAGTGGAGTCCTAATATCTGATGGATGTTGGAGAACTCTCGAACTAGATACAAAGCAAGAGAACTCATGGTTCACCGGACAGTGTGGGAGGGAGGGTGCAAGTATTTTATACCTTTTATCCACGACTACTTTACAAATGTTTGAGTATAATTTTGTAAGACAAAGGATTAAGTGTTTTAAAACTTTAAGGAATGAAAAACGGTTGGTGAAAATCAGACATGCAAGAGGATTAAATGTTTAAGAACAAATCAATGACAGAAAATCTGTAAACAATAATTACGACGATGCCTATTTAAGCTAGAGCACTGTAAAGTTAGATATCTAAATGAGTTCTTACTTCTAACCTTTAGAGACTtcattgatttttaaatatacacaaagtgtgtgtgtgtgtcagaACATATATTTACTTGAAACTGTTGACTTTTTAAAGTTTTGCTTTGATTAAAACTATTCATCCACCAACACTTTCTTTTGTTGCTAATAATACGTTTcatgaaatattattttcttaaagtaACGGAAATATATTATATTGAATTTCATTACCATGAATAACAACATTTAAAAGAACTTTTACTTGCTAAACCATCTACTCGATGGAGATTTGTATGACCTATACTGATCTACTCAGAGACTATTGTGAGAAAATTATTCCAACAAAAACCACTGAAGATATCTCAAAACCCCGTCAAGTAACAGAGATCCCCATCCATCTGAATCCACTATCGAAAGTCCAATCTTCTCAAGAACTTCGCCATTGAAACTCGGCTTGACGTGCCTACTAGCTTGCGGTTACACTTGTCTTCAAGTTTATCGGTAAACCATCCATTCTTTGTGTCCATCGATCTTGTAGTATCAGCTAGCGTGAAGAACTTTCCCTTGTACATGACTTGCCATGTCATCATCACGTCATCTTCACCGGCAGTGATAGCTGCGTTGCTTACATCGGCTTCGATCTGGAACTTGTCGTTAGGACCAAAGTTGAGATCTTTGCCCTTTTTGTAAACCGATGCTTTCTTTGTTTTAGTTGACACGTGGACCATGAAACTGAGATCACAGAGGGATATCTTGACAGGTTCCACGACTTGATCTTTGCGTCGGCGTTTGGCGTCCGTTTCAACAGCGGAGACAAGGTGTTTGCACGAGATGTTGTCCGTGTTTTTCAATACGATCTCATAGGGAGAAGAGCGCTGTGAGGACCTTGCCGTTAAGAGAGCCTTCCATAGATCGTCCGAGGAGAAACACTCTAACCATGTGGTTGAGACGCAAGAGGCGATGGCGAGTGTCTGAGGATCCATGTAAGGACCAAGAACGCATAGAGCCTCCCAAGACGGTGGACGTGGTTTGGTATGTTCATGCACGTCGTCTTCTTCATGCACAGTGATCTCGTCGTCACGTTTGCGTTTCAGGGGGTTCTGTCTCATGGCAGCAGGAGAGAACAAAACACGTGCGACAATGACTGAGGCAGAGGGAGACATGTAGAAGTTATCTGACTTTGTAATTTACGTTTTAGTTTGGAGTGGTTCTCTATGCTAGTGATGATCGCTATTTATAGGGCTTTTACGTTTGCTTTCATAACTCAAAAAGGAAACTCGTAAAAACAATTGgcaattttttaataaataaaattggatCTTGCTATTCCTCAATCCTCATATGTTTTGATAGGTCTGAAAACTAACTAACTTTTGTTATCTCTCCGTCTTTCCAAATTTAAAAGGAACTGATTAGATAAAATATTGGAAATTATATATTCTGAAAGGGATTTCTTTAGAGAATTTGGCTAGAAAATAAATGGGACCGTGTGAAGGCGTTGCATAAGCAACAACCATAACATGGTTGAGGTATAGTATTCTAGTttcatatcaaaaaaaaaattctggcaaatcaaagaacattattttatcagaagtttacaaaatacaaaaatattttcactatGTTTATCGTTTACAAGTAAACTAAGTTCGGGTCGGCGCTTTACAAGGGACAAACATTCggtatacaaatatttttacgtatactattatttattttgcatttttatatattacaaaat is part of the Brassica rapa cultivar Chiifu-401-42 chromosome A09, CAAS_Brap_v3.01, whole genome shotgun sequence genome and harbors:
- the LOC103842371 gene encoding probable F-box protein At5g04010 yields the protein MSPSASVIVARVLFSPAAMRQNPLKRKRDDEITVHEEDDVHEHTKPRPPSWEALCVLGPYMDPQTLAIASCVSTTWLECFSSDDLWKALLTARSSQRSSPYEIVLKNTDNISCKHLVSAVETDAKRRRKDQVVEPVKISLCDLSFMVHVSTKTKKASVYKKGKDLNFGPNDKFQIEADVSNAAITAGEDDVMMTWQVMYKGKFFTLADTTRSMDTKNGWFTDKLEDKCNRKLVGTSSRVSMAKFLRRLDFR